A window from Setaria italica strain Yugu1 chromosome VIII, Setaria_italica_v2.0, whole genome shotgun sequence encodes these proteins:
- the LOC101758470 gene encoding uncharacterized protein LOC101758470 produces MAWRTRVLLVLAFAAVALLASGTAAAAVGLSAGAEAMPSLHALRRVEDDASSFVEGEEAAAYPRRRALYSSGSINYAALTASKAACYGPCPARGQAYSRGCQAIYQCRG; encoded by the coding sequence ATGGCCTGGCGAACTCGAGTCCTGCTCGTCCTCGCCTTCGCTGCCGTTGCCCTGCTAGCCAGCGgcaccgcggccgcggccgtgggATTATCCGCTGGCGCCGAGGCGATGCCGTCCCTGCACGCTCTGCGGCGCGTGGAGGACGACGCGAGCAGCTTCGTGGAgggtgaggaggcggcggcgtaccCGCGGAGGAGGGCGCTGTACAGCAGCGGGTCCATCAACTACGCCGCTCTTACCGCGAGCAAGGCCGCCTGCTACGGCCCATGCCCTGCCCGCGGGCAGGCCTACAGTCGCGGCTGCCAGGCCATCTACCAGTGCCGCGGTTGA